The genomic region CCTGGCCCAGGTTGTCGCTCATGCGGCGGCCCACCATTGAGGCCACCACGAAGGTGATGCCGGTGGCCAGGGCGGCCGTGCCGATGGCGCCGATCCCGGCGGTGCCGATGGCCATGGCCACGATGCCGCTGAGCGTGAACCCCGTGATCAGGCTGTAGATCGCCAGGATCGGCAGCGCCGTGCTGTTGTTGCCCTTCATCGCCACGTTCTGGGCGACGAAGAACAGGATGAAGTTGCCGATCAGGGCCACCCAGAACAGGGGCATGAACAGCGGGGTGCCGATCATCGACAGGCCACCCACCACACCCCCGGCGGTGAGCACCATGCCGCCGCCCACATAGGGGAGAGCCTTGTTGACCACATTGGGGCCAACCAAGGCGCTCGACTGGGCCTCACGAATGGCTTGCTGAAAATTGCTGCTGGCCGGCATTGCGCTCCAGTGGAACGAAACTCCATCCATCCTGCCAGCGGGTTTCGGTCATTGGGAGCGTCCACGCCTGCTGAGGGGTGCGGATCTCCCCATGCCGTCTGAACGGTCGCTTCAGTCTTTGTCGACGGGACCTGGCCAGAGCCGGACGCCCAGCATCGCCACGCCCGTGCCGATGCAGGATTCAACGAAGCGAAGCAAGGCGTTCAGGCCCGGGCTCAGCTTCGGATCCAGGCTGCCGGTGACCATCACCACGATCACCGTGATCGCAGCCAGGCGGCCGTGGCTGGG from Synechococcus sp. MW101C3 harbors:
- a CDS encoding Bax inhibitor-1 family protein, which produces MPASSNFQQAIREAQSSALVGPNVVNKALPYVGGGMVLTAGGVVGGLSMIGTPLFMPLFWVALIGNFILFFVAQNVAMKGNNSTALPILAIYSLITGFTLSGIVAMAIGTAGIGAIGTAALATGITFVVASMVGRRMSDNLGQALGGVVGLGILGLIIAMVVQIVGGIFIPGFGGNGFELLIAGFGTVLFVGAAFLDFYTMPRTYNDDQYLAGALGMYLTYINLFIFILRLIIALNGGGRRD